The genomic window TTGCATGCGAGCGTCATCCACATCGCGGGGAACATGCTGTTCCTGTTCATTTTTGGTGACAACATCGAGCGCGCATTCGGCAGCGCGCGCTATCTGATATTCTACCTGGCGTGCGGAGTGGTCGCAAATCTCGCGATGATTGCGGCCGATCCGACTTCGGTCATACCGAATTTGGGTGCGTCGGGGGCGATTGCCGGCGTGCTCGCGGCGTATCTCGTCCTGTTCCCACGCAATCGAGTGCGCGTGCTCTTCGGCTACTGGTTGACCACAGTGCCGGCGCTCGTCATGATCGGGATTTGGATCGTCGTCCAATTCATCAGCCTCGGCGGAAGTGCGCAAGGCGGCGTGGCGTATGGCGCGCACGTCGGCGGATTCCTGTTCGGTGCTGTGATCGCGCTCTTCGCGCGTCCATCCGTCACGCGCCGCCTTCCGCCACTAGGCTCCTAAGCTCGAATGAAGGGGCCGACGTCAGTCGGACCACATTACGCTAGCTCGGGCAAGCGTTGCTTGCCCTACTACGGGAATAATCCCGCGCCGCTCCTAACCGGAGCGCGATGGCGGTCTGGGTAGCGCTCTTCTTGGCTGCGGTCTTCGGCGGCGCACTGAACTCAGTCGCAGGCGGCGGGAGCTTTCTCACCTTTCCGGCGTTGCTGTTCGTCGGCGTGCCGCCCGTCAGCGCGAACACGACGAGCACGGCGGCGCTTTTGCCCGGCGTATTTGCGAGCATCACCGGCTATCGGACGGACTTTCCCAAAGAGCGAGCGTTCTTACCGTGGCTCATCGGAGCGAG from Candidatus Eremiobacteraceae bacterium includes these protein-coding regions:
- a CDS encoding rhomboid family intramembrane serine protease, which translates into the protein MIPLGDENDDGLGGFAYVNIAIIVVNVLVFLFQLAHPAFTDGFSMIPREIVTGHDIITTQYVLAPDGSQVAIPEAPGPSPIYLTLLSSLFLHASVIHIAGNMLFLFIFGDNIERAFGSARYLIFYLACGVVANLAMIAADPTSVIPNLGASGAIAGVLAAYLVLFPRNRVRVLFGYWLTTVPALVMIGIWIVVQFISLGGSAQGGVAYGAHVGGFLFGAVIALFARPSVTRRLPPLGS